A single window of Paenibacillus sp. FSL H8-0537 DNA harbors:
- a CDS encoding alpha/beta hydrolase produces MFNPTDFPKPTLISVNGVELEVFEAGRQNAGQPIVLCHGWPEHAFSWRHQMAALAAAGYHVIVPNQRGYGNSSRPTEVTDYDIEHLSGDLIALLDHYGYEDATFVGHDWGAMVVWGLTLLHPNRVNKVINLSLPYQERGEKPWIEFLEEILGGDYYFVHFNRQPGVADAVLDKNTFRFLRNLYRKNEPLRAPEPGMVMINLANAETPLSEPLMSDSELAVFVSAFETSGFTGSINWYRNLDRNWRLLAEVNPIIQQPTLMIYGDRDAVSKSEILTNFVPNVEVVNLDCGHWIQQEKPEETNQVILRWLEQQDAT; encoded by the coding sequence ATGTTTAATCCAACCGATTTTCCCAAGCCCACTCTTATTTCAGTCAACGGTGTGGAACTCGAAGTCTTTGAAGCAGGCCGACAAAATGCCGGACAACCCATTGTCCTCTGTCACGGCTGGCCAGAGCATGCCTTTTCTTGGCGCCATCAGATGGCCGCCCTTGCCGCAGCGGGCTACCATGTCATCGTCCCAAACCAGCGGGGTTACGGCAATTCATCCCGTCCGACAGAAGTAACAGACTATGACATTGAACACTTGTCGGGTGATCTCATCGCACTTCTCGATCACTACGGATACGAAGATGCCACCTTTGTCGGTCATGATTGGGGTGCAATGGTCGTTTGGGGACTGACCTTGTTGCATCCAAACCGCGTGAACAAGGTGATAAATCTGAGCTTGCCCTACCAGGAACGCGGAGAAAAACCCTGGATCGAGTTCTTGGAGGAAATACTCGGCGGCGACTACTATTTTGTCCACTTCAATCGACAACCAGGTGTCGCGGACGCCGTATTGGATAAGAATACGTTTCGGTTTCTTCGCAACCTGTACCGCAAGAACGAGCCTCTCAGAGCACCTGAGCCAGGCATGGTGATGATCAATCTTGCCAACGCAGAAACACCACTGAGTGAGCCCTTGATGAGCGACAGCGAACTGGCTGTTTTCGTCTCCGCCTTTGAAACATCAGGGTTCACGGGCAGCATAAATTGGTACAGGAACCTTGACCGCAACTGGCGCTTATTGGCGGAGGTGAACCCAATCATCCAACAGCCGACCCTCATGATCTATGGTGACCGGGATGCGGTTTCGAAGTCTGAAATATTAACAAATTTCGTACCCAATGTGGAAGTGGTCAATCTGGATTGCGGTCATTGGATCCAGCAAGAAAAGCCGGAAGAAACAAACCAAGTGATTTTGAGATGGCTGGAACAGCAGGATGCCACCTAG
- a CDS encoding SGNH/GDSL hydrolase family protein, with the protein MLSSKKRLIFLLLAAAVLWTTVLQGLPLGVQTAYANEAEQLVKKFDFGTASSPVKEGFIGVSESQLYTAEAGYGLSIALASRNRSGGDELTNDFVLGTSFSFYADLPNGEYDVTVYSGDLLTGTSTTKTNIALEGVAAGTLSTRQAVVHGTYRTTVNDGQLTVDISATTGYAYLNGIVIEQVVAAAPEAPSGLAVSRVTPQDVTLAWSQAADAVKYKLYRTEGTAAPVLAGETAATSYVDTTVVEGSSYSYFVASVNAAGLESALSAPTAAVTIPALAVPAAPSHLSISAVQSSAVVLGWTVVEGAEGYKVLRADTAAGPFVEIGQSAVLAYTDAGVDTSVPQFYAVKAFNVRGESEASAVAESAAYLPPTTLPEGDTIRFDFGSGELADGYVRVTAETAYTSMLKYGFTDISNIGSGKRGTADPLRSDFVMPASGTFNVDLPNGDYTVSLIAGDAAEASEIAIKAETMQKVQLTSKATGQYLEMDFQLALVDGQLNLAFTGSAPKLNALVIKKQQERKAGEWPAVYLAGDSTVQTYDPYWEPQAGWGQMLPRFFSNDVIFKNHAIGGRSSKSFIVEGRLDEVLRTIRPGDYFLVQFGHNDATISIPERYASPADYKNYLKTYINGARQRGATPILVTPMGRRDFNAETGIFNVSFPEYVQAMKDVATELNVELVDLSALSIAYYNSIGPQASLSVFLHAEPGIYGAFPNGSTDNTHFQEYGAIQIARLLAGGIEQLPVPLADFVREIEQPDAVPDAPANLAAGSVSNAGAVLKWSASDNTDIYKIYRKLASEPESAYAMIGTATVPTLTIGGMLEGQSYTVRVTAVNGRGESLPSSEVSITTKSAQYRFDFGPVGAPVAAGYTEITRDVLYTPELGYGLTNSTGMIDRDRGTGTDDLRRDFVAYFNASYEFKVDLPNGSYSVKTYTGDWIGSTRTNVNIEGADYGTITSGRASIAERVFNQIAVKDGQMNLVFSGQTAHLNGLEITPLLLAPTSLVLTDLELENEPVTATLAWNAVDGAAAYRVYRQAAVAASAELLTETSALSFADTTADVGLDYMYTVTAVEDTGFESVGSNALAVSMVDPNVPKAAIPTGLTLVETNKNDLTFNWDAVGNAKVFYVYRAVKADGDYTLIGKSAEAVYTDTTVLTTIPYYYKVASVNAGGISELSQSLETPAVTVLYRDMENLDRAPVAVKQGEGNYIGWRMLGLDPSSIAFNVYRDGVQVNAEPITGSTNLLDPAGTDNSVYRVTTLLNGAEKQATADFGVWTQSYLSIPLQKPADDYTKDGQPYTYNAGDASAGDLDGDGELEIVLMWTPSNSKDNSQAGYTGIVYLDAYKMDGTRLWRINMGPNIRSGAHYTQFMVYDLDGDGRAEVTMKTADGTIDGLGRVIGDASADHRNSSGYVLLGQEFLTVFNGLNGGALDTVAYDPPRGDVSAWGDAYGNRVDRFLAGVAYLDGEHPSVIFSRGYYTRTVLAAYNFRDGKLTQQWKFDSNTEGYGSFAGQGNHNLSIGDVDNDGKDEITFGAMAIDDDGKPLYNTGLGHGDALHFGDLDPTRPGLEVFGVHEHTDSKYGMEMRDAATGEILWGVFTGIDTGRGLSADIDPNHIGEEMWSATITNAQHIPITGLYNARGELITTKIPSSTNFGVWWDGDLLRELQDDNRIDKWDYTNETTVNLLTATGASSNNSTKANPSLQADLFGDWREEVMWRSTDSSELRIYTTTDVTEHRIRTLMHDPVYRLGIAWQNVAYNQPPHTSFYLGAGMEEPPMPRIQYVGAPQEEEDTTPPVMAGLPPQQMTESDSWTVAVTAEDPESGVRSMALSFDGNPVANGEVLSMAGLAGTHTFTATAVNEAGLQATQTVVITVTGAEKATGIPGTPVLSDNNGHDSGLLDGSYKVTMNLWYGQNGTAYKLYENGELIETKILSDNSPSAQSSSFDITGKANGTYTYTCELINSFGTTSCTPHTVTVKDAYPGQPVLSNDNWDGDGSYKVSMNMWWGTNATEYRLYENGTLLDTQTLAANTPGAQSASTTITDRAVGTYAYRVELSNDSGITESSQMEVNVTK; encoded by the coding sequence ATGTTAAGTAGTAAAAAAAGGCTGATATTTCTGCTGCTTGCCGCAGCGGTTTTGTGGACCACTGTTTTGCAGGGTCTGCCGCTTGGCGTTCAGACGGCATACGCAAACGAAGCGGAGCAGCTGGTGAAGAAGTTCGACTTTGGCACAGCTTCAAGTCCTGTTAAGGAAGGCTTTATCGGCGTAAGCGAATCGCAGCTTTATACGGCTGAGGCTGGCTATGGGCTGAGCATCGCGCTGGCATCCCGTAACCGCTCTGGCGGCGATGAGCTGACGAATGATTTTGTCCTCGGCACCTCCTTTTCGTTTTATGCGGATTTGCCTAATGGCGAATATGATGTCACGGTTTATTCGGGCGATTTGCTGACCGGGACAAGCACGACTAAAACGAATATTGCCTTGGAAGGAGTCGCCGCTGGCACGCTGTCTACGCGTCAGGCGGTCGTTCATGGCACGTACCGGACAACGGTAAATGACGGGCAGCTTACTGTCGATATTTCGGCAACTACAGGCTACGCTTATTTGAACGGCATCGTCATTGAGCAGGTAGTAGCTGCTGCGCCCGAGGCGCCGAGCGGGCTTGCGGTGAGCCGTGTGACACCGCAGGATGTGACGCTTGCGTGGAGCCAGGCCGCAGATGCGGTTAAATATAAGCTCTATCGCACAGAGGGCACAGCCGCTCCCGTCCTCGCAGGCGAAACGGCAGCGACCTCCTATGTGGATACAACGGTTGTCGAAGGGAGCAGCTATAGCTACTTCGTTGCCTCCGTCAATGCTGCCGGGCTGGAGTCGGCCTTAAGTGCCCCTACCGCTGCGGTTACAATACCAGCGCTTGCGGTACCAGCCGCACCGAGCCATCTCAGCATCAGCGCCGTACAATCATCGGCAGTCGTGCTGGGCTGGACGGTTGTCGAGGGAGCGGAAGGCTACAAGGTGCTGCGTGCTGATACGGCAGCAGGTCCCTTTGTAGAAATTGGCCAATCGGCGGTGCTTGCCTATACAGATGCAGGCGTGGACACGTCTGTACCGCAATTTTACGCAGTGAAAGCTTTTAACGTGCGCGGGGAGTCGGAGGCCTCTGCTGTTGCAGAGAGCGCTGCCTATTTGCCGCCTACTACGCTGCCGGAAGGCGATACCATTCGCTTCGATTTCGGTTCGGGCGAGCTCGCTGATGGCTATGTCCGTGTAACCGCCGAGACTGCCTATACATCTATGCTGAAATACGGCTTTACCGACATTTCGAATATCGGTTCAGGCAAACGTGGAACAGCTGATCCGCTGCGTTCAGATTTTGTCATGCCTGCAAGTGGAACCTTTAACGTTGATCTTCCTAATGGCGATTACACCGTTTCGCTCATTGCAGGCGATGCGGCCGAAGCATCCGAAATCGCGATCAAGGCCGAGACCATGCAGAAGGTACAGTTGACCAGCAAAGCAACTGGCCAATATTTAGAGATGGACTTCCAACTGGCGCTTGTGGATGGGCAGCTCAATCTTGCATTTACCGGATCCGCGCCCAAGCTGAATGCTCTTGTCATCAAGAAGCAGCAGGAGCGTAAGGCCGGAGAGTGGCCGGCAGTATATCTTGCGGGGGATTCTACCGTTCAAACCTATGATCCCTACTGGGAACCACAGGCTGGTTGGGGTCAAATGCTGCCGCGCTTCTTCAGCAATGATGTTATTTTCAAAAATCATGCCATTGGCGGACGCAGCTCCAAATCCTTTATTGTTGAGGGCCGTCTTGATGAAGTGCTGCGGACGATTCGTCCGGGTGACTATTTCTTGGTACAATTCGGGCATAATGATGCGACTATCAGCATCCCCGAGCGCTATGCTTCGCCCGCTGACTACAAAAACTATTTGAAAACCTACATTAACGGCGCGAGACAGCGCGGTGCGACGCCGATTCTCGTAACACCGATGGGTCGCCGCGATTTCAATGCGGAAACAGGTATTTTTAATGTAAGCTTCCCGGAATATGTACAGGCCATGAAGGATGTGGCGACAGAGCTGAATGTAGAGCTGGTCGATCTGAGTGCGCTCAGCATTGCCTATTACAACTCGATTGGGCCGCAAGCTTCCTTGTCCGTGTTCCTCCATGCGGAGCCAGGCATTTATGGCGCTTTCCCGAATGGTTCTACGGACAATACACATTTCCAGGAATATGGGGCGATTCAAATCGCTCGCCTGCTGGCTGGCGGCATTGAACAGCTTCCGGTACCGCTGGCAGACTTTGTCCGCGAAATTGAGCAGCCTGATGCTGTGCCTGACGCACCAGCTAATTTGGCTGCGGGCAGCGTCAGCAATGCCGGTGCGGTGCTGAAGTGGAGCGCTTCGGACAACACCGATATTTATAAAATCTACCGCAAGCTGGCTTCCGAGCCGGAATCGGCCTACGCGATGATTGGCACAGCAACGGTGCCAACTCTAACAATTGGCGGAATGCTGGAGGGCCAATCTTATACGGTGCGGGTAACGGCAGTTAATGGCCGCGGCGAATCGCTGCCTTCCAGTGAAGTGTCCATAACGACTAAATCGGCACAATACCGTTTCGATTTTGGGCCGGTAGGAGCACCGGTTGCAGCAGGCTATACTGAAATTACGCGCGATGTGCTGTATACGCCCGAGCTCGGCTATGGGCTGACGAACAGCACAGGCATGATCGACCGCGACAGAGGTACGGGCACCGATGACCTGCGGCGCGATTTCGTTGCTTATTTCAATGCCAGCTATGAGTTTAAGGTCGATTTGCCGAACGGTTCCTATTCGGTAAAAACGTATACGGGAGACTGGATTGGCTCCACACGCACCAATGTGAATATCGAAGGTGCGGACTACGGCACGATTACTTCCGGGCGAGCTTCTATTGCAGAGCGGGTATTCAATCAAATTGCAGTGAAAGACGGCCAAATGAACCTCGTATTCAGCGGCCAAACGGCCCATTTGAATGGCTTGGAAATTACGCCGCTGCTGCTGGCGCCGACAAGCCTTGTCTTAACGGACCTTGAGCTGGAGAACGAGCCTGTAACGGCAACTCTTGCATGGAATGCAGTGGACGGTGCCGCGGCGTACCGTGTATACCGACAGGCTGCTGTAGCTGCAAGCGCCGAGCTTTTGACAGAGACCTCTGCACTTAGCTTTGCTGATACCACAGCCGATGTCGGTCTGGATTATATGTATACGGTGACAGCGGTTGAAGACACTGGATTTGAGTCTGTAGGCTCCAATGCGCTTGCCGTGTCGATGGTTGATCCGAATGTGCCGAAGGCGGCCATTCCGACAGGCTTGACGCTTGTGGAAACGAACAAAAACGATCTGACTTTTAACTGGGATGCCGTTGGTAATGCAAAAGTGTTCTATGTTTATCGCGCAGTGAAAGCGGATGGCGACTATACGCTGATTGGAAAATCGGCGGAAGCTGTCTATACCGACACCACGGTGCTGACGACGATTCCTTACTACTACAAGGTTGCATCTGTGAATGCGGGCGGTATTTCCGAGCTGTCTCAGAGTCTGGAGACGCCTGCGGTGACCGTATTGTACCGCGATATGGAAAACTTGGATCGTGCTCCGGTCGCAGTGAAGCAAGGCGAGGGCAATTACATCGGCTGGCGAATGCTGGGCCTTGATCCTTCGTCGATCGCATTCAATGTATATCGGGACGGGGTGCAGGTAAATGCCGAGCCAATTACAGGCAGTACGAATCTGCTTGACCCAGCGGGAACGGACAACTCCGTCTATCGGGTAACGACTCTGCTGAATGGCGCAGAAAAGCAGGCGACCGCAGATTTCGGTGTTTGGACGCAATCTTATTTGTCCATTCCGCTGCAAAAGCCTGCCGATGATTATACGAAGGACGGACAGCCATATACGTACAATGCGGGTGATGCCAGTGCCGGCGATCTTGACGGTGACGGCGAGCTGGAAATTGTATTGATGTGGACACCGTCCAACAGCAAGGATAACTCCCAGGCGGGTTACACAGGCATCGTCTACTTGGATGCCTACAAAATGGACGGCACACGGCTGTGGCGCATCAATATGGGGCCGAACATCCGCTCCGGCGCACATTATACGCAGTTTATGGTTTATGATCTCGACGGAGATGGACGCGCTGAGGTAACGATGAAAACAGCGGATGGAACGATTGACGGCCTCGGTCGTGTTATTGGGGATGCTAGTGCCGACCACCGCAATAGCAGCGGCTACGTGCTGCTGGGGCAAGAATTTTTGACCGTATTCAATGGGTTGAACGGCGGCGCGCTGGATACCGTTGCCTATGATCCGCCGCGCGGCGATGTCAGCGCCTGGGGCGATGCATACGGAAATCGGGTAGACCGTTTCCTTGCGGGCGTCGCTTATTTGGACGGTGAGCATCCGAGCGTTATTTTCAGCCGTGGTTATTATACAAGAACCGTTCTGGCTGCCTATAATTTCCGTGACGGAAAGCTGACGCAGCAATGGAAATTTGATTCGAATACAGAGGGTTATGGATCGTTTGCCGGTCAGGGCAACCACAACTTGTCAATTGGCGACGTGGACAACGATGGCAAGGATGAAATTACGTTTGGCGCAATGGCAATTGACGATGACGGCAAGCCGCTTTACAACACAGGGCTTGGTCATGGCGATGCTTTGCATTTTGGCGATCTGGACCCTACGCGTCCGGGGCTTGAAGTGTTTGGTGTACACGAGCATACGGATTCCAAATACGGTATGGAGATGCGTGATGCAGCGACGGGAGAAATCCTTTGGGGCGTCTTCACCGGCATAGATACCGGACGTGGACTGTCAGCGGATATTGATCCAAACCATATTGGGGAGGAAATGTGGTCTGCTACAATTACGAATGCACAGCATATTCCGATTACGGGACTATACAATGCACGCGGTGAGCTGATTACGACCAAAATCCCTTCCTCGACCAACTTCGGCGTATGGTGGGATGGCGATTTGCTGCGCGAGCTGCAGGATGACAATCGGATCGACAAGTGGGATTACACGAATGAAACAACGGTCAACCTGCTTACGGCGACGGGCGCTTCCTCAAACAACTCGACGAAGGCCAATCCGAGCTTGCAGGCCGATCTGTTCGGCGATTGGCGCGAGGAAGTGATGTGGCGTTCTACGGACAGCTCAGAGCTGCGCATTTATACGACGACCGATGTAACGGAGCACCGCATTAGAACGCTAATGCATGATCCGGTATACCGACTCGGTATTGCTTGGCAGAATGTAGCCTATAACCAGCCGCCGCACACTAGCTTCTATTTGGGAGCAGGCATGGAGGAGCCGCCAATGCCGCGCATTCAGTATGTGGGTGCGCCGCAGGAGGAGGAGGATACAACTCCGCCTGTTATGGCAGGCTTGCCGCCGCAGCAGATGACCGAGTCGGACAGTTGGACGGTGGCGGTAACAGCAGAGGACCCGGAATCGGGTGTTCGGAGCATGGCGCTTTCTTTTGACGGCAATCCAGTTGCAAACGGCGAGGTGCTGTCAATGGCTGGACTTGCCGGGACGCATACCTTTACAGCAACAGCGGTCAATGAGGCAGGGCTGCAAGCCACACAAACCGTGGTCATAACCGTGACGGGAGCAGAGAAGGCGACCGGCATCCCGGGTACGCCTGTGCTTTCCGACAATAACGGGCATGACAGTGGTCTGCTGGATGGCAGCTATAAAGTGACGATGAACCTGTGGTATGGGCAAAATGGAACGGCATATAAGCTGTACGAGAACGGCGAGCTAATTGAGACGAAAATATTGAGCGACAACTCGCCGTCTGCACAGTCCTCTTCATTCGACATAACAGGCAAAGCAAACGGTACGTATACGTACACCTGCGAGCTAATCAATTCCTTCGGTACGACAAGCTGCACCCCTCATACTGTAACGGTTAAGGACGCTTATCCAGGCCAGCCGGTGCTGTCCAATGACAACTGGGATGGGGACGGCAGCTACAAGGTATCAATGAACATGTGGTGGGGAACGAACGCCACGGAATACCGTTTGTATGAAAATGGTACGCTGCTGGATACGCAGACACTGGCGGCGAATACGCCTGGCGCGCAAAGCGCATCCACGACAATAACGGACCGCGCTGTAGGCACCTATGCTTACCGCGTCGAGCTATCCAACGATAGCGGCATCACGGAAAGCAGCCAGATGGAGGTTAACGTAACCAAATAG
- a CDS encoding NADP-dependent oxidoreductase, producing the protein MSNKSMQAILVNEYGGPNVLKVETVERPQPQTDEVLVRNVYATIIPLDYKIRNGWLQEVFPVTFPYIPGFYASGVVEEVGQGVTDYKPGDRIFGSIRGAYSEYGIAKAQELVKMPDILTFEDAATIKAGAETAWKALFTEGELQSGQTVLIHAAAGGVGQFAVQLAKWKGATVIATASTSNVDFVKSLGADQVIDYTMTAFEDVVQEVDLVVDSIGGETENRSWALLKKGGILVSLTQAPSQENAQKHGVAAKFNTKFPTHANLQNLTELIAAGTIKAAIDSIFPLNQANKALEKSEARHGRGRILLHINSI; encoded by the coding sequence ATGTCAAATAAGTCAATGCAAGCCATTCTGGTCAATGAATATGGTGGTCCAAATGTTTTGAAGGTAGAAACGGTTGAACGCCCCCAACCGCAAACGGATGAAGTGCTCGTTCGCAACGTATATGCTACGATTATTCCGCTAGACTATAAAATCCGTAATGGTTGGCTCCAAGAGGTTTTTCCTGTAACCTTCCCCTACATTCCTGGATTTTACGCTTCCGGAGTAGTCGAAGAGGTAGGGCAAGGTGTAACGGATTATAAGCCCGGTGATCGTATTTTTGGCAGTATTAGAGGAGCCTACTCAGAATATGGCATTGCAAAAGCCCAGGAGCTGGTCAAGATGCCCGATATACTCACCTTTGAAGATGCAGCAACGATTAAAGCAGGAGCGGAAACAGCTTGGAAAGCGTTGTTCACTGAAGGTGAACTCCAGTCTGGCCAAACCGTTCTTATTCATGCAGCAGCAGGCGGCGTTGGACAGTTTGCCGTTCAGTTGGCCAAATGGAAGGGAGCGACCGTGATCGCTACGGCTTCAACCTCTAACGTGGACTTCGTCAAGTCTTTAGGGGCGGATCAGGTCATCGATTATACGATGACGGCTTTCGAAGACGTCGTCCAAGAAGTGGATCTGGTCGTCGATTCCATTGGAGGAGAGACCGAAAACCGATCATGGGCCCTTCTGAAGAAGGGGGGGATTCTCGTCTCTTTGACTCAGGCCCCATCGCAAGAGAACGCTCAAAAGCATGGCGTTGCAGCTAAATTTAACACCAAATTCCCAACACACGCGAATCTGCAGAACTTAACCGAATTAATTGCGGCCGGTACGATTAAAGCAGCAATCGATTCCATTTTCCCGCTAAATCAAGCGAATAAAGCACTGGAGAAAAGCGAAGCAAGACATGGACGCGGAAGAATTTTGCTGCACATAAACTCAATCTAA
- a CDS encoding fibronectin type III domain-containing protein, with product MSMIGKISKHAFIALSLLVAFLVFQTSGFAANDYSTGLLNGKPLLVVDRADRFTSTETTNLATDNDEATFYALGKASPTENVKDILLYKFDTPRTISAYQVSANAGVKLFFVNASGVVNELPAITRTGEKIAYSISNVVAVSIQSTSTTTGVNIAQFEVYGVPLAPQLTASASSIGITLNWSSNSEDLSYIVSKSTSPSGPFTIISNSVTGSTYEDPQVEQGITYYYTVKAVNNEGQSPNSNIASATPAIVGDAVLTIIMINGMEKEYALTKVEAYAFIDWYDARANGIGKERYTFKKNWNTAPFKARTDYVIFDKILFFELKEY from the coding sequence ATGAGTATGATTGGAAAGATTTCTAAACACGCCTTTATCGCATTAAGCTTGCTTGTAGCGTTTTTGGTATTTCAAACGAGTGGATTTGCTGCAAACGACTACAGCACGGGCCTATTAAATGGGAAGCCTCTGCTTGTAGTGGATAGGGCAGATAGATTTACAAGTACTGAAACTACGAATTTAGCTACAGACAACGACGAAGCAACATTCTATGCGTTGGGTAAAGCCTCCCCTACAGAAAATGTAAAAGATATCCTACTCTATAAATTCGATACTCCTAGAACGATTTCTGCTTATCAGGTAAGCGCAAATGCTGGCGTTAAATTGTTTTTTGTCAATGCAAGTGGAGTCGTTAATGAACTGCCAGCTATAACACGTACAGGAGAAAAAATTGCATACTCCATATCAAATGTTGTTGCAGTCAGTATACAAAGCACTTCCACAACCACAGGGGTAAACATTGCTCAATTCGAAGTTTATGGGGTACCTTTGGCCCCACAATTAACTGCATCAGCATCAAGCATTGGCATCACGCTCAATTGGAGCTCCAATAGCGAGGATCTTTCATATATCGTCAGCAAGTCCACTAGCCCTTCAGGCCCATTCACTATTATTTCTAATAGTGTAACAGGAAGTACCTATGAAGATCCTCAGGTTGAACAGGGTATAACCTATTATTATACCGTTAAGGCTGTTAACAATGAGGGACAAAGTCCTAACTCCAATATTGCTTCTGCGACTCCGGCAATCGTTGGAGATGCTGTTTTAACGATTATTATGATTAACGGCATGGAGAAAGAATATGCGCTGACCAAGGTAGAAGCTTATGCTTTTATAGACTGGTATGATGCCCGGGCTAATGGCATAGGTAAAGAACGTTACACCTTCAAAAAAAATTGGAATACAGCTCCATTCAAAGCCCGCACAGATTATGTTATTTTTGATAAAATCTTATTTTTCGAATTAAAGGAATACTAA
- a CDS encoding prolyl oligopeptidase family serine peptidase, whose translation MKIVEVIVILVILAAAGGLLFARKTKRLDAGMLGAVVLAVLLHGLIDHFRIQMVAAYAVAFVLIIVLVRRLLKPYDNHIRSRSLIKKSLLSLIVIALSGFSGYASTLLPVFTMPEPSSSYGIGTIARHLTDESRDETHSEDQSDKRELMINVWYPVDKNNTEGATTEHYPSEIGQAISLVFGIPKQLFSHVTNIPTHVVEGAELSAAEASYPVVLFSPGIRSTRFQSMTAIEELVSNGYIVVGMDHPFTSAKVDFPDGRSILYDAEPVFPTVAELYDNNIKEVAIRAADASFVLDTLTAWNQEDPDHKLEGKLDLSRVGIFGHSYGGATTAETLAQDSRFKAGISLEGGFWGDVARNGLKQPFMYLMTGDTAKSLDPAIKEKSYVYFEEFPSDLDSVMTKSTNDTYYMTVEPFIHQSFTDIALLSPKLFAKGVDPVHTVDITRSYVTAFFNQYLKNESQPLLAGPSPDYPEVIFDPNYTKKAAAQ comes from the coding sequence ATGAAAATAGTAGAGGTCATTGTCATTCTGGTTATTTTAGCGGCGGCGGGAGGCCTATTATTCGCAAGAAAAACGAAGCGGCTCGATGCCGGGATGCTGGGCGCGGTTGTACTGGCAGTGCTGCTGCATGGTTTAATCGATCATTTCCGTATCCAAATGGTTGCCGCCTACGCTGTAGCTTTCGTTTTAATTATTGTCCTAGTCCGCCGACTGTTGAAGCCTTACGATAATCATATCCGTTCCAGGTCTCTGATCAAAAAGAGCCTGCTCTCCCTTATCGTCATCGCACTTAGCGGATTTTCCGGATATGCAAGCACACTGCTGCCGGTTTTCACAATGCCTGAGCCTAGCAGCAGCTATGGCATTGGTACCATCGCACGCCATCTAACGGATGAATCCCGCGACGAAACGCATAGTGAAGATCAAAGCGACAAGCGCGAGCTGATGATCAATGTATGGTATCCGGTAGATAAAAATAATACCGAAGGTGCTACAACTGAGCATTACCCTTCGGAAATTGGGCAAGCGATCAGCCTCGTATTCGGCATACCGAAGCAACTTTTCAGCCATGTGACGAACATTCCGACGCATGTTGTTGAAGGGGCCGAGCTATCCGCTGCTGAAGCGAGCTATCCGGTTGTCCTATTCTCACCCGGTATTCGCTCGACCCGCTTTCAGAGCATGACGGCAATTGAGGAGCTGGTCAGCAATGGCTACATCGTCGTAGGCATGGATCATCCTTTTACATCAGCGAAGGTTGATTTCCCAGATGGCCGTTCAATTTTATACGATGCTGAACCCGTTTTTCCAACTGTAGCGGAGCTTTACGACAACAATATTAAAGAAGTCGCCATTCGTGCAGCCGATGCGAGCTTTGTGCTCGATACGCTTACGGCATGGAATCAGGAAGACCCCGATCACAAGCTTGAAGGCAAGCTGGATCTGAGCCGCGTCGGCATTTTCGGCCACTCCTATGGGGGAGCGACAACAGCGGAAACACTGGCACAGGATAGCCGTTTCAAGGCGGGGATCAGCTTGGAGGGCGGGTTCTGGGGCGATGTAGCCCGTAATGGCTTGAAGCAGCCATTTATGTATTTGATGACAGGCGACACAGCCAAAAGCCTTGACCCGGCGATCAAGGAGAAATCCTATGTCTATTTCGAGGAGTTCCCTTCCGATTTGGACTCGGTCATGACGAAAAGCACCAATGACACCTATTATATGACCGTGGAGCCATTTATCCATCAGAGCTTTACCGACATCGCGCTGCTGTCGCCTAAGCTGTTCGCCAAGGGCGTCGACCCCGTCCATACGGTAGATATTACCCGCTCTTATGTCACCGCCTTTTTCAATCAATATTTGAAAAATGAATCACAGCCGCTGCTGGCGGGGCCATCGCCGGACTATCCCGAGGTTATTTTTGACCCTAACTATACGAAAAAAGCGGCTGCCCAATAA
- a CDS encoding MerR family transcriptional regulator, translated as MEGMTRGELAKKTGLSMATIRYYEESGILPAPRRSQGGYRLYSDDYLVKIKFIKDTKSLGYSLKEIQEVLNLLGRDMDAETLKEYVRGKIVEIDEKVESLRSIQTMLATLLETPQADIHSYLDSFREK; from the coding sequence ATGGAAGGCATGACACGCGGCGAGCTTGCCAAAAAAACCGGGCTTAGCATGGCAACGATTCGCTACTACGAGGAAAGCGGCATCCTTCCGGCTCCCCGCCGCAGCCAAGGTGGCTACCGTCTGTACTCGGACGATTATTTGGTCAAAATCAAATTCATCAAGGACACCAAGTCGCTCGGCTACTCCCTCAAGGAAATTCAGGAGGTGCTGAACCTGCTAGGCCGCGATATGGACGCAGAAACCTTAAAGGAGTATGTGCGGGGCAAAATAGTTGAGATTGATGAAAAGGTCGAATCGCTGCGCTCCATTCAAACGATGCTGGCGACCTTGCTTGAGACGCCTCAAGCAGACATTCACAGCTATTTGGATTCGTTTCGTGAAAAATAA